ATTTACCCCCAAATTTAAACTCGCCATTGTAATTGTTAAATATAAAGTCGCGGCTTAAATCAACTTTAACGCTAAACTCTTTGTCTTCTGATTCACCGTCTGTCGTTTCAAAACCGTCTAACACAAAGTTGCTCAAGTCGTGACCATTAGCCGACTGAGTTAATACAGGAACTTGACCGGCTTGGTAGGTCATGTCGATATCTTCACCTTCGAATGATGTGTCGATACGGCCTGGTTCTTTTTCGGTTGATAGTGAGTAACCCAAGTTATATTCAACTAGCCAGTTGTCTAGTTGGTTTTCACCGCCGAAGACAACAGAGTTGATTTCTTGCTCTTCAAGTCTGTCTTTAACATCGCGATCCATAGTCGCAGCTGTAACTGAGGCCGAGGTCGCATCGGCATTGACTAAAGTTCCATCTTCAAATTTATACTCGTTGCGCAAACGGAACTCATCATCAGAAAAACGGCTAAATAAAGTACGTAAGTAATATTTGTCGGTTGCGCTGGTGTGTAAATCAAGATTAAGTGCTAAACCCGCGCGCTCACGCGTAACACGGTAAGAGCGTTGTTCAATTTCAGCAGCACCAAAGGCTTCGTCTTCATTTTCGCCAAACTCGGTATCAGCCCAGCCGCCATCGGTTTCCATGTTGTGCGAACCAAAGTCACGCTTAAACCAGCTAGCCGCAGCAGCAACCCCTAATTGGCTATCGCCTAAGTCAATAATGTCGGTAAAACTGCCCGATAACTTAGGGCTGCTTTGTTCTGTTTGCTCGTTATAGCTGGTTTGTACTGTGGCGCTAAAGCTTTGCCCTTCGCGATCAAAACCGCTTAAGCTTTTAACATCAATAGAGCCGCCAATCGCATCGGCATCCATATCCGGTGTTACGGTTTTGCTAACTTCCAAACCTTCAATTAATTCACTTGGGATCACATCCATTGCTACGCTGCGCACACCGGCTTCTGGCGATGGGATATTGGCACCGTTAATGGTTAGGTTATTGAGATTAGGATCAATACCGCGAATACCAACAAAGCGACCTTCACCTTGGTCGCGCTGAACAAACATACCCGGTAAGCGTTGTAACGCTTCCGCTACGTTTTGATCAGGAAATTGGCCAACAGAATCAGCAGACACAATCGTTTTTAAATTGCTGGCATTCTTTTGGCGGTTTAATGCATTCGCTTGACTAGCCGCCATACCTAATACCAACACTTCTTCCATGGCTTCTTCGCGACTACCGATGGTAAATGTCCGGCTAGTAAACTGGTCATTTTTAACTGAAACCGAGTATTCTTGAGGCTCTGTGCCTAAGTAAGTAATCACTAAGGTGTAATCGCCATCGGCCACATTATTAAAGCGGAATGAACCGTCGCGCTGCGATACTTGCTTGCGCTGTAACTCTTTTAATTCGACCAACGCGCCTTCAAAATAAACCTTGTTGTTAACATCGGTAATGCGGCCTTGAACTTCGGCAGACAGTGTTGGGGCTGACAACATAGCCAGCCCACATGCTGCAGCAATGGGTGCAATTTTAAATTTTAATTGGTGATTGCCTAACATAAATTGTGTCCTATCATTTTTTGTTGGTACCGAGCCAGACTTTTCATTCCGCCTCGGGTGTTTGGCGCGCACATTAAAAACGATATATGACAAAACGATTGCAGTATTTCACCTCAACTCCAGATAAATCACCCATTTTCAGTTTATGTTCAGGTTTTCTTGCCTGAAATGAGCTAAATTGACACCCAGGTTTAACCATTAAGAAAAACCAAAATAAAACAATAAATATCAACAACTTAAATAAAACTATTACTCCATACTACCGAGTAGCAACATTAACAAGACAGCACGACATAGCAAAAAGCCGACTTATTTTTGTCAAATCCGTGAGCTAATATGACCCTGCCTTTTAGATATACGTTTTTTTATACTGTCGCCACTCAAAACAGCCTAGCTGGCGGCTCGCTCAATACCATGAATTTTGAATTACTGAGACACCACAACAAACTAATTTCGGCGGTTATTGCCATGATTGCCATGACACTAACCATAACCTTACTGCAAGGCGAACCTAAGCTAAAATCGGAAATCGAATGGCTAGATATAGTGGGTGAAGGAGGCATTGCCTTAATCAGCTTAATGTGGATATTCTTTATTTTGATCAGCCGCCCTGCCGGTATGGTCACGACTATGCTGGTTACCGGCTTACTATTTGTGCACTGTTCTTTACTATTAGATTTAATCGACGAGTTTTTGCACTACCCTCATCGCCAGTTTTGGCTGTTAGCTTATGAGTCGTTACCCGCGCCTATTGGCATGATTTTAATGACTTTTGGTTTATACCATTGGCATAAAGAGCAGCTTGAGGTTAATCAACAGTTACGCCGCCGCGAGCGCGTTTACCGCGAGCATGGCCTAATTGATTACATTACCGGTTTATACAGTGCCGATTATATGATGGCGCAAGTGCAGCAAGAGTTAAGGCAACTAACTGAATATTCCACCCGCAATTTTAGTTTGCTAATGCTAGATATCGACGCGTTTGATACGTTTGTCCGGCAACATGGTGATGTGCAAGCTGATCGTTTTTTACGTGAAGTCAGCGAGTTGATCTTAATTAATATTCGCACTAGTGATCTGGCCTGTCGCTATGCTGGCGATCGCTTTATCGTATTACTGCCGCAAACCTCATTAACCGATGCGCAACAAATTGCTCAACAACTACAACAGGCCATTGCGCACTTTGCCTTTAAGCCTGAAAAGTCGGCGCGGGCTGTCTATCAAAACATGAGTGTTAGCGTTGCGCCAGCCGATGCGAATAGCTCTCTCGATTCGCTCATGGCCGAGCTTAATCAACAAATGGAAAACATCAAGCTCGCTGTTAAAAACAAGTCTGTGGCATGAAGCGTTCTTGGTTTGAAATCGACGATAAAATACTCGACAGCCATCAATTGGCGGTGAGTTTAATTGACTTAGCCCGTCATCGTGGCGTGGAGCCCGATCGCCTATTACGTGGCACGCGTGTTTTTTATCAAGATCTACAACAATCACATTGGCTAAGTTGTGACCAATTGTTTAAATTAATTCACAACGCCGAAAAGCTGGTATCGAGTCAGGATTTAAGCTTTTTATTGGGACGACGTTTATTACAAAACCCCAACCAACCCATTAATCAAGTATTGATGAATGGCCATACATTACGCGATAGTTTTAGAGTAGCCAGTTGCTATCAAATGCAGTTATTGCCGCTGGTTAGTATGCAAATTCGCCAATACCAAAGCCAAAGCTATATTTTAATAGACACCGCCATTAGCGAAGCGGCTCCGCAACAATTTATCGCCGAATTAGTCGCCACCGCCATTAATACCTTTTGTAAATGGCGTTTGGGCCGACAAGTTCCGTTGCATTTTTACTTTCCTTTTGCCCGTCCGCGTAATATTTATCAATACGAAGAAAACTTAGGCCATCGCCTACACTTTAACCAACAACTGTTTATGGTGGCGTTGGACAGCCATTGGTTAGACCAAGCATTACTAGATAACTCTTCGATTGTACGCCGACAACAACGTGTATTGTGCCAACAGCGCCGCCAGCAACTCAATATGCACTGTGGTTTGCTCCAATATATTTGCCAATATTTACAACAACAACCCAACGCTAGCTTAGATGATTGTGCAAACTTTATGGCGATCAGCCACGCCACTTTAAAACGTAAACTTAAGCAACACGCAACCAGCTTTCAAAAACTGCAAGATAAAGTGCGTAAACAACAGGCGGTGTTTGATTTACAAGTCTGTGGCCATGGCAATGAGCAAGTGGCTCACAAGCTGCAATTTAATGATTTACCCAATTTTCGCCGCGCAATCAAACGTTGGACAGGCATGACCCCGAGTGAATTACGTAATAATTAGATCCATTTATTATTGACCAGATTCTCCAAATATAATCCAATCATTTAAATTTTAGGGGCAAAGTACTTATATCCATGTAAGCAAAGTCGAGAGTAAGCACTGATAATGAACCATAAGACCTGAGCGAGAGACTATAAGAAGCAAATCATTGTCGATAACAAATACTCAACTATTTGATTAATGGCTATGGTAATCTTTAGAAAACTCTATTTTTATTTCTCTATGCGCCGCTCTCATTCCCAAGATATGCCAACTGGCCCGATTAACTGGCAGGTCATTAAACAGGTCATTCCCTATTTATTTGAATTTCGCGCGCGGATCAGTCTAGCTATAGTCTGTTTAGTACTGGCCAAGCTCGCCAGTATTGGCTTGCCGTTTTTATTAAAACACACAGTAGATTATTTAGATGATCCCGCCAAACAAGCGTTAGCTGTGCCGATTGCCTTAGTATTAGCATATGGTGCGCTGCGGTTTTTAAATACATTACTTGGTGAAATTCGCGATACCTTATTTGGTCGTGTCACTGAGCGCGCGATGCGACGCTTGGGCTTAACCGTGTTCGAACACCTACACAAATTGGAACTGGCTTTTCACTTAGAGCGTAAAACTGGCGGTGTCTCGCGTGATATTGAACGCGGAGTTTCAGGCATTAGTTTTGTGATGCGCTTTATGGTGTTTAATATCATTCCGACTCTATTAGAAATAGCCTTAGTGATCGCCATTTTCTTTAGTGAATACGGATTCGAATTTGCCGCCATAACCCTATTAGCCATTGTCGCTTATGTTGCTTTTTCTGTGATCGCCACTGAAAAGCGCACGCAATTTGTCCGTGAAGCCGCCAAAGCGGATTCAACCTCCAATACCACAGCGATCGACAGCTTGCTCAATTTTGAAACAGTTAAATACTTTAATAATGAAGCCTACGAAGCTAAGCGCTATGACGAAGCATTAGCCAATTGGGAGCAAGCGAAACGTAAAAACCGTTTGTCGTTATTTGTACTTAACGGCGGCCAAGCTTTTATTATTGCTGGCGCGATGACCGGCATGATGGCTCTAGCGGCCGTACAAACTCACGCCGGTAAAATGACCCTGGGTGATTTTGTATTAATTAATGCTTTTATGATGCAGCTATTTTTACCGCTCAACTTTTTAGGTTTCGTTTATCGAGAAATTCGTGGCTCACTGGCCAATATTGAACGACTGTTTGAATTACTCGGTAAAACACCAAACGTTAAAGACGCTGACAACGCAAGCACGTTAACCGTATCACAAGGTAAAATTACGTTTAATCAAGTCAGTTTTCATTACGCTGCTGAACGCCCTATTTTAAACAATATTAGTTTTTCTATCACTCCAGGCCAAAAAGTAGCCGTGGTCGGGGAAAGTGGCTCAGGCAAATCAACACTAGTTAAGCTATTGTTCCGTTTTTACGACGTTAATAGTGGCGCAATAAAAATTGATGAGTTGGCGATCAACCAAGTTGAACAAGCCAGCTTACGACAAGCTATCGCTATTGTGCCGCAAGATACCGTACTATTTAACGCCAGTTTATTCGACAATATTCAATATGGTCGTCCTGATGCTAGTGAACAAGAAATACAACGAGCGATTGATCTCGCCCATTTACGTCAATTTATTAATAGCCTGCCAGAAGGCTTAAATACGCAAGTTGGCGAGCGCGGGTTAAAGCTGTCTGGCGGTGAAAAGCAACGGGTTGCTATTGCTCGCGCTATTCTTAAAAAAGCGCCAATTATGGTGTTCGATGAAGCCACATCGAGTTTAGATAGTCACTCTGAGCAATCCATATTACAAGCATTAAAAGAAGTTGCTAAGGATCATACCAGCTTAGTCATTGCCCATCGCTTATCTACCATTATTGATGCTGATAATATTATTGTTATGAGCCAAGGCCAAATAGCAGAACAAGGAACACATCAGCATTTACTTGAGCAAAAAGGCTTGTATGCAAAAATGTGGTTACTACAACAACAAGAAAAAATGAACCAGCACTAGCCTTATTGCAAAATAAGACAATCTATTGCTAATCAACACCTTGCATTGTCCAAGTCCTTTTCTATAGTTAACAGTATCTTGCTTCACCTCAGGATACTGCTCTGCGTGAGATTATTAATTGGTTTAATTTGTTTAACATGTCTACCTGTGCTTGCCGAAGACTTGAGAGTCAGTGGCTTTGGCACGTTGGGCTTTACTGTTCATGACTCAGAACACTACGGCTTACGTAATGATATTTCTGCGGCTGACGGATCATTTAAAGACGAAGTTGACTTTGCCAGCAACAGTATTTTAGGTTTACAGCTTGATTATGATTTTAATGCCAACTTAAGTGCTGTCAGCCAATTTACTTATCATAATCAAAATAGCTTCTCGCTAGACAACTATATTAGCCAAGCCTACTTGCGCTATAAACCCACTGCCAATTGGACAATTCGCGTAGGCAGAACCCCTCTCGATTTATTTCTATTAACAGAATATAGAGACATTGGCTTTGCATACCCTTGGGCACATGTACCGAGTGAAGTTTATGGGATCTTGCCTTTTCGCTATGTTGATGGGGCTGATGTCAGTTACACCATACCAGTGGGTCAACTCAATTTTACGGCAAAGATTTTTACTGGTAGTTCCGAGTCTGAATTTTCCAACTATCAATTTCCTGAACGAGTCAAAACTACGTCTCTCAGCGGATTATCCCTGGAACTTAATGATTACGACTGGCTGATAACGATTAAACACTCACAAGGTAAATTCGATGACAATATCGCCAGTGTTGACGAATTAATTGCTGGTTTTGATTTTATTCCCATTAGCTTATGGCCAAATAAACAAGACTTTATTCCTCAACTCAATTTAGTAGACTCAAAATCTAGCTATACCTCTATCGGTGGCCGTTATGATGCGACCCCAATAACCTTAATGGCAGAATTCGCGAAAGTTAACGGTGACCGTATAATGGTACGTGACTTGCTAAATGGCTATTTAAGTTTGGCCTATGAATGGAGTCAGCACTTGGTATTTAGCTATTTTGCCTTTACTAACGCCGACCGCTACGACATTGCAAACTCTGGCCTGCAAACCGCGTTATTACCCGCAGAGTTAAGCCCACTAGCATCGGCATTAGATGCAGCAATAAACTACTTTGCCTCTAATCAAGACACAACAGCCATAGGCTGGCGCTACCATTTAAATGAAAGAACCGCTTTAAAAATACAGTGGGACCACACCAAAATTGATGAAAATGGTGCAACACTTTGGATCAACAAGACCCGTTTTTCCTCTGTGCCTGCAGATACCATAAATACATTATCGGCCAACTTGAGTTTCACATTCTGATGACTAAGTGGTTATTTATTATCGCCTTACTAACAACAAGCGCTTCAGCTAGCTTGGTCTCGGCTAGTAGTTCGTCACCCATTGTTATTGTGGTTGGGCAAGACAACCCAACTCCTGAACTTTCACGCATGCAAGTTATCGATATGTATATGGGTAAATACGTTGCCTTTCCTAATGGCGAAATAGCAATCCCAATTGATATTAACGATGACTCTTTGCTGCGCAGCGACTTTTATCAAGCCTTGGTTGGTATGTCATTGGCGAGAGTTAATTCATATTGGTCACGGATAAAATTTACGGGGCGTGCCAAACCTCCCATCGAAAAATCGAATGAACAAGCCATTATTGATTACATCGCTAATACACCGAATGCCATTGGCTACATTCGAAAAGAAAACTTAACCAATAACCTAAAGGTTATTTATCAATTCAATGAATAAAACGGGTTTATTAGTTCGCCTAGCTGTTGTCATTATTTTTGCTTCGCTTGCCGTAGGCTTTATTTCTGCGCAAATTTTTTACCGTTTTACCTATCTCAGTGAAGTTGAGGTGGCAGAAAAAGAAATAGCTCAACTATATGAAACCGTATCTGCTACTGCATCCATTGCAGCTTACCTAGGAGATAGTGAGCTAGCAAAAGAAGTGGTTAATGGGCTTGCCACCAATGATATTGTTGACTTTGCCATGATATCAGCCGGTGATATTCAAGTGTCCTCAGCATTTACCGAAGAAGATCGCATAAACCAATCGCGTTTTGATATTTATTCACCCTTTATTAAAGACCAAGTCGTTGGTCAGCTAACTATTATTCATGACATTAATTATATCAGCCGTAATGCGAAAGACTTAGGTGCAATCAATGCCACCGCGTTAGTCGCCCAATCTATTGTTGTCACTTTAGTTGCGATTATCATTGCTTATCTTCTGATCACTCAGCCAATGATAAGCATAGCTAAAGCCCTACATAAAATTACGCCTGGTGGGTCAAAAAGAATACCTGTACCCAGTTTTCACAATAGCAGCGAACTTGGAAAGTTAGTGAGAGATGTCAATAACTTACTTGATAAAGCTGAGCGGCAAATAAGCCAAGAACGCACGTTACGCCAAGAAATAGAATTGCTCGAAAAACGCTTTCGTATGTTGTTTGAAAACTCGGTATCACCCATAGTATTAATGGAACCCAGAGGCAGCATTTTACTGTACAACGGCGCTTTTTCAGTACTCTTAACTAAGCTGGGGCTGCACTTTAAGAAAAATTTTGGTCCTATGCTGGAAGAATTGTTTGATGAGCCAGAATTACTCCATAAAGCGGTACAAATGTCATTTGCTAATGACGAGATAGCCACAGGGGAATATAAATTAACCGCTAATAAACTTGACGACAATGTTTGGGTACAAGTAGTTGTAACATCCATCACCTCGGATAATATGAAAGAATATTATCAAATCACCTTGCACGATATTTCAAAACGGAAAAAAGAATTAGAGTTACTCAATCAACGCGCGCATTTTGATCAACTCACCCAATTGCTAAACCGTCACGCAACTGAAAAGTCCTTGTTCGATATGATGGTTCGTCGCCAAGATTTTGCGTTTATCTTGATGGATTTAAATGGTTTTAAACAAATCAATGATATTTATGGCCATGAATCTGGCGATGAAATTTTAGTTTTTGTCGCTAATCAGTTAAAAAAAGTATTACGCCAAGACGATATCGCTTGTCGGTGGGGAGGGGATGAATTTGTTGTAGTGCTGCCACACGCAGACGATATGAGTGTCAAAATGGTCGCTGAAAAAATTCATACACGGATCACTAAGCAGCATTACTTAATTAATCACGATAAACATGTCTCGGTAGGTGCCAGTATGGGGGTCTCTTTTTATCCAAAAGATAGCCACCAATTACCTCAAGTTATAAAACTAGCTGATGTGGCTATGTATGAAGTTAAAAAGTTCAAAGACACAGATCCTAGTCGCTACTTGCAATTTAGCTATGAAATGAATGTTAAGCAGGGGTAAACAAACCTATGTTTACTAAGCCTAAATTAGCAAGCAAAACATTAGGAGATGAGCAACCTCTAGTCGAAGAAGACGCTAATTTAATGTTGGCTCAAGAGCCAAAGCATCGCTTAAAAAGACTAAAAAGCATCATCAAAATTGTCGCCCTTGTGCTATTTATCATCATGATAAATAGTCTAACTTTTTCTCCTGAAAAAGCGATTACACCCTACCTAACCGCCATCAGTATCTTGCTTTTACTTTATAAATTTATGGCTGAAGATACCACCAATATAGTTGCAGGTATGTTGCTTTGGTTAGTCACTATATTAGCGAGTTATTTTGCTTGGAAGCACCATGGCTTGTTTGACACCGCCATATTAGTGTTTCCTTGTATTTTAATTTACGCAGCCATGTTAGGTAGTCGCAGCTTTACTCTACCAATCCTACTATTCATGATTTTAATTGTTTACGCTTTTGCGTGGGCTAGCAGCACAGGTTTTTTAGAAGGCCAAGTCCCCTTCACCGAAGGGTTATGGGGTAAGGCTAATCAAGTCGCCGTCATTTTAGCTTTGTATACCTTTAGTATTGGCTTATTAATGGGCGACATCAAAATACTTATGCAAAAACTATTAGGCGAGAATAAAAAAGTCAGCAGTGCGCAAAAACAAGCTGAAATTCTCTCGCATTTTAATCGTCTAACCCGCCTACCCAATGAGCAAGTCTGTAAAGAGCAACTCAGTTTTATTTTGGATAATACCGAGAGTCGTGACGATATTGTTGCTCTATTAACCTTAGATTTAGATAAGTTCCAATGGATTAACTCATCATTAGGTCATGAGGTAGGTGATAAGTTTTTAATCGATTTAGCACAACGCTTAGTCAGTTTTAACAACGAAAATATTGATATTTATCATGTTAACGGCAATGTTTTTTTAGCAACAATAGAGGCTAAAGATTACGAAGAAATATCTGAGTTTGCTCATCAATTATTACATGCCACCTATCGTACTTTTTATATAGATGATTACGAACTAGAAGTAACCGCTTCTATTGGTATTGCCACAGCGCCATTTGATGGTGACAATTTTGATACGCTGCGTCATCGCTCTGAAATTGCGTTAAGTCACGCCAAAAAGCAAGAAAACAACTCATTCCGCTATTTTGATTTACAAATGGAAAAAGACATCAATGCTCGCATGAGCATGGTGCAAGATTTAAAGCGAGCTATCGAAAACAAAGAGTTTGAAATTTATTATCAACCCAAAGTTGAACTCACTAGCGAAAAAATGATCGGCGCAGAAGCATTGATCCGCTGGCACCGCCCAGAACACGGTATTGTTTCTCCTGCTGACTTTATTCCGGTTGCTGAATCATCAGGGTTAATTAGTGAAATAGGTAAATGGTTACTCTACGAAGCCTGCCAACATTGTAAAACTTGGCATACATTGGGCTTTCATGATTTTAGTATTGCGGTTAATTTATCGCCTATTCAATTTAGACGTGGCAACCTGCCAAGTATTGTATCTAAAGCCCTTAAACATGCCGATTTAAGTGCCAACTATTTAGAATTAGAAATCACAGAATCACTATTTATTGACGATACAGAACATGTCAAAGAACAAATTCATGCCATAACCGCAAAAGGTGTCAGTATGGCAATTGATGACTTTGGCACTGGCTACTCTAATTTAAATTATTTAACTAATTTTAACGCTTCCACTTTAAAAATTGATCGCTCGTTTATTAAAGATTTACTGACTTCGGCTCAACATTTACATATTGTTAATGCGATTATTCAAATGAGCCAAGTAATGGAAATAGATTGTATTGCTGAGGGCATCGAAGACACCGCAACTTGGGATATACTAAAAAGCTTAGGCTGCCAATATGGCCAAGGCTATTATTGGTCTGAGCCTTTGCCATACAAAGAGTTTTGTCGATTAGCGCAAAACCATATTAAACATCACCAGTCTGCGCCAGCATAAAACCAACAGTAAACGTTTGCTTACTTTCTTTTAAACGAGGAATGATATTAGTTAATATTAGGTCCTGTTTATCAATCACCATATCCGCCGACTGATAGCGCAAACCATATTCTTCAATCGAACCAAGATAATAATCAGGTAAATAGTGATTAGACTGTTCTTTCATTGTGTTATGTAATGCAACCCCTTGACGTAAAATACGACTTTGCACAGGCTCAGAACACTGAGAAATATGAATAATCTCATTAGCAATATGATTAGGAACTAGCACAGGTTCATTACAACTTAATACGACTATTTGATCTTGAAACGGCCAAATATCTAACGCCATCAATCGATTAAACACCACCTTGCTTAATACAATGATATCCGCCCCAGAAATATCCCAACCATATTGATGTTCCGTCATGCTCGATGAGTAGTAATTCTCCATTTTTTATTCTTCCTTATTAGGTAATTACAGTCTAAATAACTGTCTTCTTATTATTTTTTAACGCATATTTTCTATATCGGTTAGAATGCGCGCAACTTTATTGACTAATACCTTATCAGTTATGACAACAATAGAAAGAATCGAAACTAAACCTCGTATGAGTCGCATCGTTAAACACAATGGTACAATTTACCTTTGTGGACAAGTATGTGCAGATGCCACAAAAGGCATTACAGAACAAACACAAACCATGTTAGATAAAGTTGAAACTTTATTAAAGCAAGCCGGTAGCGATAAAAAGCACATGTTATCAGCGACTATTTACCTAAAAGACATGCAATATTTTGCAGAAATGAACGCTGTTTGGGACGCTTGGGTACCTGAAGGTTACGCTCCAGCAAGAGCCTGTGTAACAGCCAATATGGCGCGTGAAGCATTGTTGGTTGAAATATCAGTTGTCGCAGCTGAGATTAATGCCTAAACCGTATTTGTAAAAATATAATTAGCGGCTGGTTTTTCATTATTTGCCGGACTAGCTGCTATATTAAGGGATATTACTTCGATTAACTCATCAACCGAGCTAATAAAATAATATTGGCTTAAGTTACTATTAAGATAAATATAAATGTCTTGATAATATAACTGCGCACATTTATCCAGCTTATCTGCATACCCACAACTAATATAAATTTCTTTGTTATTAACCAAACACAGTTTAAAAAGATCGCGCTGACCATGCGCTTTCACCAACATAAATCGAGCTTGCTTAATAATGGCTTGAATGATTTGCCGATTAATCATATCGCTTTCCATTTTTAGCATAATGATTAGATTTAATTATTAAGTTTAGATTAGACCGGTTGCTTAACAATCAGTAATAACTTCAAAGGCAGTAGAAAATAGCATATTCAAGTTTGCGACATTGCCCATATCAATTTAAGACTTTTCTGAACACCTGTGCAGTTATTGGATATTTGTTGATATTCATCATAAATAAACCCAAGTCAGTTTTTATTTGATAAACGTTATTTGGCTACTTAGAATGCGTTCAACATTAAATAGCTCCAGAAACGGATTTATTATCTAGAGTTGAGGTTAAATAGGATTTGTTTATGTCCGAACTTAAACGCTTAAATAAATATATCAGTGAAACGGGCTTTTGTTCACGTCGCGATGCCGACAGACTAATTGAACAAGGGCAAGTAAAAGTGAATGGCCTACAGCCTGAAATGGGTGTTAAAGTCAGTGACAACGACAAAATAGAAATTAACGGGCAACCATTAAAAACTAAACCCAAACCTGTCTATTTAGCCTATAACAAACCGGTTGGCATAACGAGCACCACAGATTCCAGCGACCCAACCAATATTGTTAAAGCTATTGGTTATCACGAACGTATTTTTCCTATTGGTCGTTTGGATAAACCATCTCAGGGACTGATTTTATTAACCAATCAAGGCGATATCGTTAATAAAATACTGCGTGCTGGCAATAACCACGAAAAAGAATACAAAGTCACCGTTAATAAACCCATTACCGATGAATTTATTTATAAAATGGCGAACGGATTGCCGATTTTAGATACGATAACCAAACGTTGTAAAGTGACTAAGATCAGCGCTCGAACATTTACAATAGTATTAACTCAAGGCTTAAACCGCCAAATTCGCCGCATGTGCGAATACTTAGATTACGACGTGACTCGCTTACAAAGACTTAGAATAATGAACATAGAGACTGGTGATTTAAAACCTGGTGAATGGCGTCATCTAACAGAGCAAGAAATCAAAAAAATAGAATCCGCAATAAAAAGTTCTTCAAACAATCAAATTCACTCACTCGACAGTCACAAAAAAGGCAAACGTCAAACTAAGCATGAATCTGTTAGCCGTGCAGCCAAAAAACGAGCTCAACAAAAAGCTCGTTTTCGTAATAATCAAAACTAAAGCTAACATCACAAAATAAGACTCGCTTAAAAGTGAGTCATATTCCCTTCATAAACTTTCTCAATTTTTCTACTAAACTAAAAGAGTTTAAATACGCATTTTTCGATCTAGATCTCTATCCTGTT
This genomic window from Saccharobesus litoralis contains:
- a CDS encoding porin family protein; protein product: MRLLIGLICLTCLPVLAEDLRVSGFGTLGFTVHDSEHYGLRNDISAADGSFKDEVDFASNSILGLQLDYDFNANLSAVSQFTYHNQNSFSLDNYISQAYLRYKPTANWTIRVGRTPLDLFLLTEYRDIGFAYPWAHVPSEVYGILPFRYVDGADVSYTIPVGQLNFTAKIFTGSSESEFSNYQFPERVKTTSLSGLSLELNDYDWLITIKHSQGKFDDNIASVDELIAGFDFIPISLWPNKQDFIPQLNLVDSKSSYTSIGGRYDATPITLMAEFAKVNGDRIMVRDLLNGYLSLAYEWSQHLVFSYFAFTNADRYDIANSGLQTALLPAELSPLASALDAAINYFASNQDTTAIGWRYHLNERTALKIQWDHTKIDENGATLWINKTRFSSVPADTINTLSANLSFTF
- a CDS encoding type 2 periplasmic-binding domain-containing protein, with amino-acid sequence MTKWLFIIALLTTSASASLVSASSSSPIVIVVGQDNPTPELSRMQVIDMYMGKYVAFPNGEIAIPIDINDDSLLRSDFYQALVGMSLARVNSYWSRIKFTGRAKPPIEKSNEQAIIDYIANTPNAIGYIRKENLTNNLKVIYQFNE
- a CDS encoding sensor domain-containing diguanylate cyclase, with amino-acid sequence MNKTGLLVRLAVVIIFASLAVGFISAQIFYRFTYLSEVEVAEKEIAQLYETVSATASIAAYLGDSELAKEVVNGLATNDIVDFAMISAGDIQVSSAFTEEDRINQSRFDIYSPFIKDQVVGQLTIIHDINYISRNAKDLGAINATALVAQSIVVTLVAIIIAYLLITQPMISIAKALHKITPGGSKRIPVPSFHNSSELGKLVRDVNNLLDKAERQISQERTLRQEIELLEKRFRMLFENSVSPIVLMEPRGSILLYNGAFSVLLTKLGLHFKKNFGPMLEELFDEPELLHKAVQMSFANDEIATGEYKLTANKLDDNVWVQVVVTSITSDNMKEYYQITLHDISKRKKELELLNQRAHFDQLTQLLNRHATEKSLFDMMVRRQDFAFILMDLNGFKQINDIYGHESGDEILVFVANQLKKVLRQDDIACRWGGDEFVVVLPHADDMSVKMVAEKIHTRITKQHYLINHDKHVSVGASMGVSFYPKDSHQLPQVIKLADVAMYEVKKFKDTDPSRYLQFSYEMNVKQG
- a CDS encoding putative bifunctional diguanylate cyclase/phosphodiesterase → MFTKPKLASKTLGDEQPLVEEDANLMLAQEPKHRLKRLKSIIKIVALVLFIIMINSLTFSPEKAITPYLTAISILLLLYKFMAEDTTNIVAGMLLWLVTILASYFAWKHHGLFDTAILVFPCILIYAAMLGSRSFTLPILLFMILIVYAFAWASSTGFLEGQVPFTEGLWGKANQVAVILALYTFSIGLLMGDIKILMQKLLGENKKVSSAQKQAEILSHFNRLTRLPNEQVCKEQLSFILDNTESRDDIVALLTLDLDKFQWINSSLGHEVGDKFLIDLAQRLVSFNNENIDIYHVNGNVFLATIEAKDYEEISEFAHQLLHATYRTFYIDDYELEVTASIGIATAPFDGDNFDTLRHRSEIALSHAKKQENNSFRYFDLQMEKDINARMSMVQDLKRAIENKEFEIYYQPKVELTSEKMIGAEALIRWHRPEHGIVSPADFIPVAESSGLISEIGKWLLYEACQHCKTWHTLGFHDFSIAVNLSPIQFRRGNLPSIVSKALKHADLSANYLELEITESLFIDDTEHVKEQIHAITAKGVSMAIDDFGTGYSNLNYLTNFNASTLKIDRSFIKDLLTSAQHLHIVNAIIQMSQVMEIDCIAEGIEDTATWDILKSLGCQYGQGYYWSEPLPYKEFCRLAQNHIKHHQSAPA
- a CDS encoding RidA family protein, which translates into the protein MTTIERIETKPRMSRIVKHNGTIYLCGQVCADATKGITEQTQTMLDKVETLLKQAGSDKKHMLSATIYLKDMQYFAEMNAVWDAWVPEGYAPARACVTANMAREALLVEISVVAAEINA